From a region of the Cyclopterus lumpus isolate fCycLum1 chromosome 5, fCycLum1.pri, whole genome shotgun sequence genome:
- the camk1a gene encoding calcium/calmodulin-dependent protein kinase type 1 gives MPLGEDGNGWKKKTSDIKEHYDFKEVLGTGAFSEVVLAEEKRTQRLVAIKCIPKKALEGKENNIENEIAVLHRIKHPNIVTLEDIFESTSHLYLVMQLVSGGELFDRIVEKGFYTERDASQLIHQILDAVKYLHDMGIVHRDLKPENLLYYSMDEDSKIMISDFGLSKIEGAGSVMSTACGTPGYVAPEVLAQKPYSKAVDCWSIGVISYILLCGYPPFYDENDSKLFEQILKAEYEFDSPYWDDISDSAKDFICHLMEKESLKRYTCDQALQHPWICGDTALDKNIHESVSAQIKKNFAKSKWKQAFNATAVVRHMRKLQLGTSLEGPSQITPTSPCHGHLLPEEEEEEEEDLGNGEEESLSHYEDGRRGSTEGSTDRDSLRSCTYCCRPASRV, from the exons GGGAGCTTTCTCAGAGGTGGTACtagcagaggagaagaggactCAGAGGCTGGTGGCCATCAAGTGCATCCCCAAGAAAGCATTGGAAGGCAAAGAGAACAACATCGAAAATGAGATTgctgtactacacag AATCAAGCACCCCAACATTGTTACGCTAGAGGACATCTTTGAAAGTACTTCCCACCTCTATCTTGTCATGCAGCT GGTATCTGGAGGCGAGTTGTTTGATAGGATTGTGGAGAAAGGTTtctacacagagagagatgccAGCCAACTCATCCACCAGATCTTGGATGCAGTCAAATATCTCCACGATATGGGAATCGTTCACAGAGACTTGAAG CCAGAGAATCTGCTGTATTACAGTATGGACGAAGACTCCAAAATCATGATCAGTGACTTTGgtctgtcaaagattgagggaGCAGGCAGTGTCATGTCCACAGCCTGCGGAACTCCTGGATATGTGG CTCCTGAGGTGCTCGCTCAGAAGCCATACAGCAAAGCAGTGGACTGCTGGTCCATAGGAGTTATTTCTTATATTCT CTTATGTGGATATCCTCCATTTTATGATGAAAACGATTCGAAGTTATTCGAGCAGATTCTGAAAGCAGAGTATGAATTTGACTCTCCGTATTGGGATGACATCTCAGATTCAG CCAAAGACTTCATCTGTCACCTAATGGAGAAAGAGTCATTGAAGAGATATACATGTGACCAGGCCCTCCAGCACCCATG GATCTGCGGAGACACAGCTCTGGACAAGAATATCCATGAATCTGTCAGCGCTCAAATCAAGAAGAACTTTGCCAAAAGTAAATGGAAG CAAGCATTTAATGCCACAGCGGTGGTGCGCCACATGCGGAAGTTGCAGCTGGGTACTAGTCTCGAGGGACCGAGTCAGATTACTCCCACCAGTCCCTGCCATGGACATTTGCtcccagaggaagaggaggaggaggaagaggatctGGGgaatggggaggaggagagct TGTCCCACTATGAGGACGGCCGTCGCGGAAGCACCGAGGGCAGCACAGACCGGGACAGCCTGAGAAGCTGCACCTACTGCTGCAGGCCCGCTAGTCGCGTTTGA